The following coding sequences are from one Sciurus carolinensis chromosome 11, mSciCar1.2, whole genome shotgun sequence window:
- the LOC124959444 gene encoding olfactory receptor 4B1-like: MASGNNVTELIITGLFQDPEVQRACFVLFLPVYLATVVGNGIIVLTVNISKSLCSPMYFFLGYLSLVEICYSSTVVPKFITDLLAKVKTISLKGCLAQIFFLHFFGVTEILLLAVMAYDRYVAICKHLHCTVIMSRPVCHRLVVGSWMGGFFHSIIQIFITIPLPFCGPNAIDHYFCDLHPLFKIACMDTFVVGIIMFVNSGLFSVFSFLFLVSSYVVVILFSLRNHSAGGRCKALSTCASHITVVILFFGPAIFLYLRPASTYTEDKLVAVFYTVITPMLNPIIYTLRNAEVKIAIRKLWGRKVNSRMG, from the coding sequence ATGGCCAGTGGAAATAACGTGACTGAGTTAATAATCACAGGCCTCTTCCAGGATCCAGAGGTGCAGAGAGCATGCTTTGTGCTGTTTCTCCCCGTGTACCTGGCCACTGTGGTGGGCAACGGTATCATCGTTCTGACAGTAAATATCAGTAAGAGTCTGTgctcccccatgtacttcttccttggcTACCTGTCCCTGGTGGAGATCTGTTACTCCTCTACTGTGGTCCCTAAATTCATCACTGACTTACTTGCCAAGGTTAAAACCATCTCCCTGAAGGGCTGTCTGGCCCAGATCTTCTTCTTGCACTTCTTTGGGGTcactgagatcctcctgcttgcagtgatggcctatgaccgctacgtGGCTATCTGTAAACACCTTCACTGCACAGTAATCATGAGCCGGCCTGTGTGCCACCGTCTGGTGGTTGGTTCCTGGATGGGGGGCTTTTTTCACTCCATAATTCAGATTTTCATCACCATCCCATTGCCCTTCTGTGGTCCCAATGCGATCGACCACTATTTCTGTGACCTTCATCCTTTATTTAAGATTGCCTGTATGGACACTTTTGTGGTAGGCATTATTATGTTCGTCAACAGTGGATTATTCTCtgtattctccttcctcttcttggtGTCCTCCTACGTCGTCGTCATCCTGTTCAGCCTGAGGAACCACTCTGCAGGGGGGAGGTGCAAAGCCctctccacctgtgcctctcacATCACGGTGGTCATCTTGTTTTTTGGACCCGCCATCTTCCTGTACTTGCGACCTGCCTCTACCTACACAGAGGACAAGCTGGTGGCTGTGTTCTACACGGTCATCACGCCCATGCTGAACCCAATCATCTACACACTCAGAAATGCAGAGGTGAAAATCGCCATCAGGAAGTTGTGGGGCAGAAAAGTGAACTCAAGGATGGGATAA